The following are encoded together in the Lactuca sativa cultivar Salinas chromosome 1, Lsat_Salinas_v11, whole genome shotgun sequence genome:
- the LOC111916065 gene encoding disease resistance protein RUN1, which produces MVVLSELSEGSSSSSSTHKCHTYDVFLNFRGDDTRHGFTNHLYNALIHSNITTFLDDEEIETGEDLKPELESAIKASRASIIVLSKNYATSTWCLDELVLILEQHKACNHIVIPIFYHVEPAHVRKEKSSFGDAMAKHRQMIEAETDANNRSKLAQKIEKWNKALIEVADLKGNDVKDRLEVEFIDEIVKDIFRRLHISSRFPLPQLIGMEDSIKFVNSWLKDASSHTTDILTILGMGGIGKTSLTKYVYALHSHEFDSCSFIEDIGRKFDEKSNGMLGVQGQLYNDISKPNSVQVLDGSIYTSMIENALARKKVFLVLDDIGSVDQLDVLLGSKGLHPGSKIIITTRDTWLTKSCALFKKNVKPKHATYTLKGLFKTESQKLLCFHAFMCNDPKAGYEEVSRKLVNYCEGHPMALKILGRSLHDRDITYWEGYIDRLKKENDSPINTVLRMSFDSLPSDNDKELFKHIACIFVGMDIDFSVTILEACDIETRSGITNLIDRGLLSNKWNKELTMHQLVQEMGRFVVREESLYKPWERSRIWGHESFKVLKDEKGTENVLGLTLDMRMLEKEQLHGSIELKIDALSKMDRLMLLQLNYVQITGSCKDFPKKLIWLSMHGFPLKYVPLNLPLENVVALDLSYSKIESFGISCSYPQRLLKRLKVTYLHLLLF; this is translated from the exons ATGGTTGTTCTATCTGAACTTTCTGAaggatcttcatcttcttcatcaactCATAAATGTCATACATATGACGTATTTTTAAATTTCAGAGGTGATGACACTCGTCATGGTTTCACTAATCACCTTTATAATGCCCTCATTCATTCCAATATCACTACTTTCTTGGATGATGAAGAGATTGAAACCGGGGAAGATCTGAAACCAGAATTGGAGAGTGCCATTAAAGCATCTAGGGCTTCTATTATCGTGTTGTCAAAAAATTATGCTACTTCCACATGGTGTCTTGATGAACTGGTGTTGATCCTTGAGCAACATAAGGCATGCAACCATATTGTTATACCAATCTTTTATCATGTTGAGCCCGCCCATGTCAGGAAGGAAAAAAGTAGCTTTGGAGATGCAATGGCTAAACATAGACAGATGATAGAGGCAGAGACAGATGCAAATAATAGAAGTAAATTGGCTCAAAAGATTGAAAAATGGAATAAAGCGCTTATAGAAGTTGCTGATTTAAAAGGGAATGATGTTAAGGACAG GCTAGAGGTGGAGTTTATTGATGAAATTGTCAAGGACATCTTCCGTAGATTACACATATCTTCAAGGTTTCCACTACCACAACTTATTGGGATGGAAGATTCCATTAAATTCGTCAATTCATGGTTGAAAGATGCATCATCACATACAACAGATATACTCACTATTTTGGGTATGGGTGGGATCGGAAAGACATCTTTAACCAAATATGTCTATGCATTACATTCTCATGAATTTGACTCATGCAGCTTCATTGAAGATATCGGTAGGAAATTTGATGAAAAATCAAATGGGATGCTTGGTGTACAAGGACAACTCTATAATGACATTTCAAAACCAAATTCAGTTCAAGTTCTTGATGGTTCTATATACACCTCAATGATAGAGAATGCATTAGCCCGTAAAAAGGTGTTTCTAGTTCTTGATGATATTGGTAGTGTGGATCAGTTAGATGTGTTACTTGGAAGTAAAGGTCTTCATCCGGGATCCAAAATCATAATAACAACAAGGGACACATGGTTGACTAAGAGTTGCGCACTATTCAAAAAGAATGTTAAACCCAAGCATGCAACGTACACGCTTAAGGGCTTATTTAAGACCGAATCACAAAAGCTTTTGTGTTTTCATGCATTCATGTGCAACGATCCCAAGGCAGGTTATGAAGAGGTGTCAAGAAAGCTAGTGAATTATTGTGAAGGACATCCAATGGCGCTTAAAATTTTAGGAAGGTCTTTACATGATCGAGATATAACTTATTGGGAGGGATACATAGACCGactaaagaaagaaaatgattccCCTATAAATACGGTCTTGAGAATGAGTTTTGACTCTTTGCCATCAGATAATGACAAGGAGTTATTTAAGCATATTGCCTGTATTTTTGTTGGAATGGATATAGACTTTAGTGTAACAATATTAGAGGCATGTGATATAGAGACAAGATCAGGGATCACGAATCTTATTGACAGAGGTCTTCTTAGTAACAAATGGAATAAAGAATTAACGATGCATCAATTGGTTCAAGAGATGGGAAGATTTGTGGTACGTGAAGAATCACTTTACAAGCCATGGGAACGAAGTCGAATATGGGGTCATGAGTCATTCAAAGTGTTGAAAGACGAAAAA GGTACAGAAAATGTTCTAGGCCTCACTCTTGACATGAGGATGCTTGAGAAAGAGCAATTACATGGATCAATCGAGTTGAAAATAGATGCATTGAGTAAGATGGATAGGTTGATGCTTCTTCAACTTAATTATGTGCAAATAACCGGCTCTTGCAAGGATTTTCCAAAAAAACTAATATGGTTGTCTATGCATGGGTTCCCTTTGAAGTATGTACCTTTAAACTTACCTTTGGAGAATGTAGTTGCTCTTGACTTGTCATATAGCAAGATTGAATCATTTGGGATTTCTTGTAGCTATCCACAACGACTTCTTAAGAGGCTAAAGGTAACTTACCTCCATTTATTACTCTTCTAG